From the Bacteroidia bacterium genome, the window CAACCCTGTTTTAAAACCAATGGCATTGGCACCACGACTGCGAACAAAAGAGTTATATCCATCTAACTGAAAAAACGGTTTGGGTTTTTGTTGAAATAAATAAGTAAGCGTGTCGCGCAGTTGAGCATGCACATTGACACTGCATGAAAGCAGTGCAACAATTGTGATTAGCACATATTTTATTTTTTTTGAAGACATTGTACCGACAGAACAAAAATATAAAGGGACACAGTTTAATTTAGGAATAATTAATTTGCTTACTAACAATTTTAAATGAATTACAAAACTGACGGAGGTCAGTGAGTAAGAAAGTAAAAGTATGTTTAACTTTTATAACTTTGCAAGCAATGAATAATTTTTGCAGAATGAAAAAGCAACGAAAATTAAATATTAAACAATGAAAGTAGAAATTAAAGTTCCGAGCCCGGGTGAGAGTATTACAGAAGTGCAGATAGCACGTTGGATAAAAAAAGATGGCGATTATGTTGAGCGTGATGAAGAGATTGCAGAGATTGATTCGGATAAGGCAACACTATCACTGGTAGCGGAAGCAGATGGTGTTTTGAAAACACTTGTTGGCGAAGGAGAGAATATTGCTGTTGGCTCTATTGTTTGTACCATAGACACAGATGCAAAACCTGTTACAAATGCAAAAGTTAGTAAAGAAGAAAAGCCTAAGGAAGATAAACCAAAAGAAGTAAAACCTGCTGTAGCTGCTAAGTCAGAAGGATATGCTTCAGGTACTCCGTCTGTTGCTGCAGCTAAGATGATGAAAGAAAATAATTTAAAAAGTGAAAATGTGCAGGCAACGGGCAAAGGTGGACGTATTACAAAAGGTGATGTGTTACAAACATTACAAACACCTGCTGCGGTACAAACAGTACCACAGTCACGAGAGCAACGAAGAGAAAAAATGACAATGTTGCGTACAAAACTTTCGCAGCGCCTGGTTGCCGTAAAACAAGAGACAGCAATGCTTACAACTTTTAACGAAGTTGATATGAGCGCTATTATGAACATCAGAAAACAATACAAAGATGTTTTTAAAGAAAAGCATGGTGTAGGGTTAGGCTTTATGTCTTTTTTTACAAAAGCTGTTTGTGAAGCGTTAAAGTCTTTTCCGGCAGTGAATGCACAAATTGACGGTGAAGAAATTTTATATCACAACTATTGTGATGTAGGCATTGCAGTGAGTGCACCCAAAGGGTTGATGGTTCCGATTATTCGCAGTGCAGAAACATTGTCACTTGCACAAATAGAACAACAGGTGATAGACCTGGCCACCAAAGCCCGCGACAGTAAACTGACTATTGATGAAATGACGGGAGGAACTTTTACCATAACTAATGGTGGTGTGTTTGGCTCTATGCTGTCAACACCGATTATTAATCCACCACAGAGTGCAATTTTAGGAATGCATAACATTGTTGAACGTCCTGTTGCAGTGAATGGAGAAATAGTTATTCGGCCTGTTATGTATGTTGCATTATCGTACGATCATAGAATTATTGATGGCAGAGAGTCTGTTGGATTTTTAGTAAAAGTTAAGCAGATGCTTGAAGAACCTGTAAAAATGTTGTTTGAAGGCAATGACCCAATTAAAGTATTACTACATTTGTAACCACTTTTCTTTTACCAATAAACAAAAAGAGGCTGCCTGAATAAGGCAGCCTCTGCTATTTTATTTTGTGTTGTATTTATTCAACAACTTTCATTTCGTCAACAATGTGTTTGGCTCCACCAAATTTGTCAATACAAAACAACACATATCTGATATCCACACAGATGGTGCGTTTGTATTCTTCATCATATTTAATATCACCGCTCATAGCCTCCCAGTTGCCATCGAATGCAAGTCCGATGATTTCGCCATTGCCATTGATAACAGGACTTCCGCTGTTGCCACCTGTAATGTCGTTGTTTGTAAGAAAACAGGTATTTAATGTTCCGTTGCTGCCATAGCGACCATAATCTTTTTTGTTGTACAGTTCAACTATCTTTTCAGGAACTTTAAACTCTGTATTGCTGTTATCCATTTTTTGCATCACACCTTCTATGGTTGTAAAATAACTGTACTTAACAGCATCGGCAGGATCGTAAGCGCGCACAGAGCCATAACTTAAACGCATGGTACTGTTGGCATCGGGATATAATTTTTTCTCAGGCATCATTTCACGCAAACCTTCAATATATAACCTGTTGTTGGCAGCCAATGCCAAATCAATGGTACGAATAGGAGCACGGAAGTTGTCATCATAAAAGTTCAATTGTGTACTTATGAGTTTAAATGCAGGATCGTTTTTAAGTTTCTTTGCCGAAGGATTTTCTAAGAAAGCAAGCACCTTGGTTTTATCTGAAAAAATACTCTTTGCAAAAACTGCAGCTGCCATTTTATTGTAATCGTCTTTGTATTTTTTTGCCATTTCTGCAAAGATGGACGCCTGCTGATCTTTTGCAATATCATTGGCAAACGCTTTAACCAAAACAGCAAAAACTTTTTGGTCAACACCGGCATCATACTCTTCAAAATAATCATCAACTCTTGATTTAAGCATTGCTGCTTTTGCTTTTATGTCATCTGTATTAGGTTCTTTTTCGTTAAGTGCTTTGTCTAAAGCAGAAAACGAAAACGCATAACGCAAAATTTCTGTTCCCATTAATGCCTCTGAAGTGTAAACACGAAGTTTAGCATATTTTCTTGCGTTGTCATATGATTGTTGTAGGTTACCCATTACAAATCCATAGTGCAATCTTCTTTTTTTATCAGCGTTAACCCATGTAGTGAATTGATTTTCGAGGTTGCGTTTTTGCTCAACAACTTTCATTCTTTTTAACTGCTTCTGCTGACCGATAAAATATTTCCAGTAGTTACTTACCTGATTGCGTTTTGCCTGATATTTAATTCTTATGGCATCATTATCTGCCATAGCATTGTTGATGACATCTAATCTTTTGGTGCGAAGTTTCACTAATGATGGACTTGTAATATCAAGACCATTTTCAATGCTGTATGATGTAGCATAACGATCGGTTCTTCCCGGATAGCCCATAATCATTGCAAAATCACCTTCTTTAACTCCTTTAATACTTACAGGAAAATAGTATTTAGATTTTAGTGGAATATTTTCTTTAGCAAACTTAGCCGGTTTTCCATCGGGTGAGGTGTAAATACGAAACATAGAAAAATCACCTGTCTGACGTGGCCACATCCAGTTATCGGTGTCGCCACCAAAGTTTCCAATGCTCATGGGAGGAGTTCCAACCAAACGTACATCTTCATATTTTTCGTAAACGAATAAATAATATTCATTGCCACCATACATAGCACGAACATCTGCAGTATAAAACGCATTATCTGCAGTTGCTTCTTTAGTCAGTTTAGAAAATATTCCGGGCAATTTAGCTTGCAAATCTGCTTCGGAAAGGGTGTCACTGAGTTCGGCTTTTACTTTTTGAGTAACATCTTCCATGCGGATAAGGAACTTTACAGAAAGTCCTGGAGCAGGAAGTTCTTTATCGCGGGCAGTTGCCCAAAAGCCATTCGTCAAATAATCATGATCCAAACTACTCAGTGATTGAATGTAGTCAAGTCCGCAGTGATGGTTGGTAAGTATTAATCCATCGGGAGAGACAATTTCGCCTGTACAACCACCACCAAAGTGAATGATTCCGTCTTTCATTGAAGATTTGTTGATGTTATAAATATCATCAGCCGTGAGCTTAAAGCCCATCTTTTGCATGTCTGCCTCATTAAGTTGTTTTAATGTTGACAGCAGCCACATGCCTTCATCGGCACGTAACAATGTAGTAAAAAACAGCGCACAAGCCGTAAAAAACAGTCGTAATTTATAATTCATAATTTAAAAGATTTTATGTGGCGAATATCTGTATTTTTATTCTTATAATAGTTAAAAACTTGTTAATGACAGAGGAATAAAATCCGTTCACAAGTTTATTCTGTTTTATGCCGATATTTTAACAATCAAATTTTGACAAAAGCCGATGATTTTTTTCAAAAGCCACGAATCGTTTATTCGTAATTTTATCATGTTGAAAAAGGCAGACGTAAAACTTAATAAAGTAACATCTGAGTTATTTATTTGGATTTGATTGATTAAATTTGACAACAAAAGAAAAAGTAAAATCCCGGTTATATGAATAATCTAAAAATATTTTTTATTGCAAGTGCAGGAATGTTTGTTTTATCATGTTGTGGAACAAAGCAAAGTAATAACTCAAGTGTAGAGAAAGTGAGCAAGGCTGTAAATGATGAGCCTGTACAGTACGACCCCGATGAAACTATAGAACTGGATAATGGTCAGAAGTGGAAGGTCAATGAAGAGATGAAGCCTTTTGTTGAGGAAGGCAAAAAAATATTGAATGAATATATACGGAATGAAGATAGTGACTATACCGGCTTAGCTGCAGCACTCAGTGAGCAAGATAATAAGTTGATTGAAAGTTGTACAATGGAGGGAAAAAGTCATGAGGAGTTACATAAGTGGCTACATCCACATTTAGATATAATATCAGACCTTGAGAGCACAAAAGATACAACACAAGCAAAAAAGTTGGTGGAACAACTTAGGGCTTCTTATGTTGATTTTGAAAAATACTTTCAGTAAGTACAGAATGTAAGTATTGTTTTTTATTTACTTGTAATTCGGTAATGTTGCCGGTTTTACTAAGTGAATAGTCAAGAAATTATAAATAATTGGATAATAACATAAATGACAGAGTTTTTTAATCAACTACTTCACGAAATTGAGCGACCACTTACCAATCCGGTACTGATTTTTTCTTTGATTTTATTTATCATACTGCTTTCTCCTATTTTGCTGAGACGATTGAATATTCCCGGTATCATCGGACTCATCATTGCAGGAGTAATTATCGGGCCACATGGTTTATACATTCTCGAAAAAAATTCAGCCATCAATCTGTTTTCAACAATAGGTTTGCTGTATATTATGTTTATAGCAGGCCTGGAGCTTGACCTGAATGAATT encodes:
- a CDS encoding S46 family peptidase; this translates as MNYKLRLFFTACALFFTTLLRADEGMWLLSTLKQLNEADMQKMGFKLTADDIYNINKSSMKDGIIHFGGGCTGEIVSPDGLILTNHHCGLDYIQSLSSLDHDYLTNGFWATARDKELPAPGLSVKFLIRMEDVTQKVKAELSDTLSEADLQAKLPGIFSKLTKEATADNAFYTADVRAMYGGNEYYLFVYEKYEDVRLVGTPPMSIGNFGGDTDNWMWPRQTGDFSMFRIYTSPDGKPAKFAKENIPLKSKYYFPVSIKGVKEGDFAMIMGYPGRTDRYATSYSIENGLDITSPSLVKLRTKRLDVINNAMADNDAIRIKYQAKRNQVSNYWKYFIGQQKQLKRMKVVEQKRNLENQFTTWVNADKKRRLHYGFVMGNLQQSYDNARKYAKLRVYTSEALMGTEILRYAFSFSALDKALNEKEPNTDDIKAKAAMLKSRVDDYFEEYDAGVDQKVFAVLVKAFANDIAKDQQASIFAEMAKKYKDDYNKMAAAVFAKSIFSDKTKVLAFLENPSAKKLKNDPAFKLISTQLNFYDDNFRAPIRTIDLALAANNRLYIEGLREMMPEKKLYPDANSTMRLSYGSVRAYDPADAVKYSYFTTIEGVMQKMDNSNTEFKVPEKIVELYNKKDYGRYGSNGTLNTCFLTNNDITGGNSGSPVINGNGEIIGLAFDGNWEAMSGDIKYDEEYKRTICVDIRYVLFCIDKFGGAKHIVDEMKVVE
- the odhB gene encoding 2-oxoglutarate dehydrogenase complex dihydrolipoyllysine-residue succinyltransferase, coding for MKVEIKVPSPGESITEVQIARWIKKDGDYVERDEEIAEIDSDKATLSLVAEADGVLKTLVGEGENIAVGSIVCTIDTDAKPVTNAKVSKEEKPKEDKPKEVKPAVAAKSEGYASGTPSVAAAKMMKENNLKSENVQATGKGGRITKGDVLQTLQTPAAVQTVPQSREQRREKMTMLRTKLSQRLVAVKQETAMLTTFNEVDMSAIMNIRKQYKDVFKEKHGVGLGFMSFFTKAVCEALKSFPAVNAQIDGEEILYHNYCDVGIAVSAPKGLMVPIIRSAETLSLAQIEQQVIDLATKARDSKLTIDEMTGGTFTITNGGVFGSMLSTPIINPPQSAILGMHNIVERPVAVNGEIVIRPVMYVALSYDHRIIDGRESVGFLVKVKQMLEEPVKMLFEGNDPIKVLLHL